In one Gopherus evgoodei ecotype Sinaloan lineage chromosome 1, rGopEvg1_v1.p, whole genome shotgun sequence genomic region, the following are encoded:
- the TMEM139 gene encoding transmembrane protein 139: MWVETHWRGIRQALLFVFTAALLIGVIMLAISSNINPVGFFFLGVGGVCLIGYLLSVFMECFLKHRHPQDTNQAATRRQSQAGVNFAYEAPAYEDVVTMTPAPTVWTITSTSGTVPSTLGEPPPYSVVIEPPSMAETGAETFSVSVASGIRRASEADAGSRLHLRLVLPPRMQRFVSDIHDVKDAEERLEPLTPPPAYESPTDDDVFAEAFQPSRQ; this comes from the exons ATGTGGGTAGAGACACACTGGAGAGGCATTCGCCAAGCTTTGTTGTTTGTCTTCACCGCCGCACTTCTCATTGGGGTCATCATGCTGGCTATCTCCTCTAACATCAACCCAGTTGGATTCTtcttcctgggggtggggggcgtgtGCCTGATCGGCTACCTGCTGAGTGTGTTTATGGAATGCTTCCTGAAGCATCGGCACCCACAGGATACAAATCAGGCAGCCACAAGGAGACAGAGCCAGGCAGG GGTGAATTTTGCCTATGAAGCACCAGCCTATGAGGACGTGGTGACAATGACACCAGCCCCAACAGTCTGGACGATCACCTCCACTTCAGGCACAGTGCCCTCAACACTGGGGGAGCCCCCACCATACAGTGTGGTCATTGAGCCGCCCAGTATGGCAGAAACTGGGGCGGAGACCTTCAGCGTCTCAGTGGCATCAGGCATCAGGCGTGCCTCCGAGGCAGACGCAGGCTCCAGGCTGCACCTTAGGTTGGTGCTGCCCCCCAGGATGCAGCGCTTTGTCTCAGATATCCATGATGTCAAAGATGCTGAAGAGAGGCTGGAGCCACTCACCCCACCACCTGCTTATGAGAGTCCCactgatgatgatgtctttgCAGAAGCTTTCCAACCCTCAAGACAATGA